The following proteins come from a genomic window of bacterium:
- a CDS encoding CRTAC1 family protein, whose amino-acid sequence MHFNGMSGQYYMAEVISPGGALVDYDNDGDLDLYLVQGRMLEPGKTAKDATFPAQHPLPLTDRLYRNDLAHDSRGRPVLQFTDVTESSGLETTTRYGVGVAAGDFDNDGWVDLYLTNLGPNQLLRSAGDGTFVDVTERAGVGDPGWSVPAAFFDYDRDGWLDLFSGNYVDFPFDDPVFCRDLTGAPDFCGPSSYVPQPDRLYRNRSDGTFEDVTAAAGLAGGAGGGSESGARPALGSIAADLDDDGWPDIYVANDGEPNSLWINNQDGTFSENGLISGCSVNANGKAEGSMGVDAADFDRDGDLDLFMTHIVAESNTLFLNEGQGLFRDHTAATGLAAPSRAHTSFGTGFLDYDNDGWLDLIAVNGAVRKIESLARTDDPYPIHELNQLFHNVGDGRFEEVSDIAGEVFALSEVSRGALLGDVDNDGDTDVAVVNNNGPARLLINNVGQDRSWLGVQLQAGTPPRDMPDTRATLLRAGASYLWGRVRIEGNYCAANDPRLLFGLGASEEDFGLRILWTDGRITVWPNVPTERYTRAFQGPA is encoded by the coding sequence GTGCACTTCAACGGCATGTCCGGCCAGTACTACATGGCCGAGGTGATCAGCCCCGGTGGCGCGCTGGTCGACTACGACAACGACGGAGATCTCGACCTCTACCTGGTGCAAGGCCGCATGCTCGAACCCGGCAAGACCGCAAAGGACGCCACCTTTCCCGCCCAGCACCCGTTACCGCTGACCGACCGCCTCTACCGTAACGACCTGGCGCACGACTCCCGCGGGAGACCCGTGCTGCAGTTTACCGACGTGACCGAGTCGAGCGGCCTCGAAACGACGACTCGATACGGAGTCGGCGTGGCGGCCGGCGACTTCGACAACGATGGCTGGGTCGACCTCTATCTGACCAATCTGGGACCCAACCAGTTGCTGCGCAGCGCCGGCGACGGAACGTTCGTGGATGTCACCGAACGCGCGGGAGTCGGCGACCCGGGCTGGAGCGTGCCCGCGGCATTCTTCGACTATGACCGCGACGGCTGGCTCGATCTGTTCTCCGGCAACTACGTCGACTTCCCGTTCGACGATCCGGTCTTCTGTCGAGACCTCACCGGGGCCCCCGATTTCTGCGGACCGTCGAGCTATGTCCCTCAGCCGGATCGGCTCTACCGCAACCGGAGTGACGGGACTTTCGAAGACGTGACCGCAGCTGCCGGCCTGGCCGGCGGGGCTGGCGGCGGTTCGGAAAGCGGCGCTCGTCCCGCGCTGGGCTCGATTGCCGCCGATCTAGACGATGACGGTTGGCCGGACATCTACGTTGCCAACGACGGCGAGCCAAACAGCCTATGGATCAACAACCAAGACGGTACGTTCTCCGAGAACGGCCTGATCTCGGGTTGCTCGGTCAACGCCAACGGCAAGGCGGAAGGCAGCATGGGAGTGGACGCCGCCGACTTCGACCGCGACGGCGATCTCGATCTCTTCATGACCCATATAGTCGCCGAATCCAACACCCTGTTCCTCAACGAAGGACAGGGCCTCTTCAGGGACCATACCGCCGCGACAGGATTGGCCGCGCCGAGTCGTGCCCACACCTCCTTCGGCACCGGGTTTCTCGACTATGACAACGACGGCTGGCTCGATCTGATCGCGGTCAACGGCGCCGTCCGGAAGATCGAGTCGCTGGCACGCACCGACGACCCCTATCCGATCCACGAGCTCAACCAACTCTTTCACAACGTGGGAGACGGCCGGTTCGAAGAGGTGAGCGACATCGCCGGCGAGGTCTTTGCCCTGTCCGAGGTCAGCCGGGGAGCGCTTCTCGGAGACGTCGACAACGATGGCGACACGGACGTGGCCGTGGTCAACAACAACGGGCCCGCCAGGCTGTTGATCAACAACGTCGGACAGGATCGCAGTTGGCTCGGCGTCCAGCTCCAGGCGGGCACTCCACCCCGTGACATGCCGGACACGCGCGCAACCCTGCTTCGTGCCGGAGCTTCGTATCTTTGGGGCAGAGTGCGAATCGAAGGCAACTACTGCGCGGCCAACGACCCGCGGCTCCTCTTCGGACTCGGCGCCTCCGAAGAGGACTTCGGCCTGCGGATCCTGTGGACCGACGGTAGGATCACGGTGTGGCCGAACGTCCCAACCGAGCGCTACACCCGGGCCTTTCAAGGACCGGCCTAG
- a CDS encoding TonB-dependent receptor has product MLRWRGLPLAWTAALAVLLLASGAMAQVATGELTGRVQDESGDPLPGVTMTATSENLQGTRVVVADGNGNYKMPFLPAGSYTVTYELEGFATGVREVKINAGQSTRSDPVTMQLSAVEEEIVVTAELETISKSITGAATVEQSEVEQLAVRRTMREAAMLAPGVHTTALGTEEAPRVTISGAMSFENLFIMNGVVMNENVRGQAFDLFIEDAIEETTVSASGISAEYGRFTGGVVNAISKSGGNQFEGSLRVNLENDDWRGSNPLSPERKDDITETLEATLGGYVVKDHAWFFGAARDTESSENQQTRAVTNIPFDRTDTEERMEIKATVSPHSSHSIIGSYFEIDEAQNNQGSFTFIDLASLNNRTLPQEMLTANYTGILTSSFFVEAQYSEREFLFEGSGSKTTDLLTGTLMRRNGTSHRWHSPTFCGAGPPRCPPEERSNENILVKGSYFLSTNAGTHDLVFGYDTFDDIRFTINRQTGSDYTVWADDIVVDANNNIFSVIPSGGASSIGYWAVFNEDLAQPNNFTTNSLYVNDSWQVNDKLSLNIGVRYDENDGQNGSGVTVADDSKISPRLGFNYDLRGDGDLTLHGGFATYVAGIANTQADQSSSGGAIGLFESEYHGPAINTGDDCIVNFNCVSTEDALQILFDWYFANGGLATPDGDISALLPLLLSISIPGLNTVVPDTVKSPSVQEISFGVNKRLGTKGLFRADLVLREWEDFYSNRTDTTLGTVSDPLGLVELDLTHVGNFDDGLKREYIGLHTQFRYRFSDKFTFAGNYAWSELTGNFNGETSGSGPVSSAALEFYPEYIDASWHLSDGKLLDDQTHRLRVWGVYDIFDSESQSLSVSLLQNFFSGTPYGAGEDINTTSFVTNPGYITPDNSRQYWFTARDAFRTDDILSTDISLNYAFHWQAFGSELEVFVQPEVTNVFNEDGVIDLFGRKDSNGVSTQRRTSSGCPGGCQLFNPFTTTPVEGTHWALRDGFHDPQNQDDFQPPRTYRVSVGFRF; this is encoded by the coding sequence ATGTTGAGATGGAGAGGACTCCCGCTGGCCTGGACGGCGGCCCTGGCAGTCTTGCTTTTGGCGTCAGGCGCTATGGCGCAGGTCGCAACCGGCGAGCTGACGGGCCGCGTGCAGGACGAGTCGGGTGATCCACTACCCGGCGTGACCATGACCGCCACGTCGGAGAACCTTCAAGGCACTCGCGTGGTTGTCGCAGACGGCAACGGCAACTACAAGATGCCGTTTCTGCCGGCGGGCAGCTACACGGTCACCTATGAGCTGGAAGGCTTCGCCACCGGTGTCCGGGAGGTGAAGATCAACGCCGGTCAGAGCACCCGTTCGGATCCTGTGACCATGCAGCTATCCGCGGTCGAAGAAGAGATCGTGGTTACCGCTGAGCTGGAGACGATTTCCAAGAGCATCACCGGTGCCGCCACCGTCGAGCAGAGTGAGGTGGAGCAGCTGGCGGTTCGCAGGACCATGCGAGAGGCAGCGATGCTGGCTCCTGGCGTCCACACGACCGCGCTCGGTACCGAAGAAGCTCCGCGAGTCACGATCTCCGGAGCCATGTCGTTCGAGAATCTGTTCATCATGAACGGTGTGGTCATGAACGAGAACGTTCGCGGCCAGGCCTTCGACCTCTTCATCGAGGACGCGATCGAAGAAACCACCGTTTCGGCGTCGGGAATCTCGGCGGAGTACGGCCGGTTCACCGGTGGCGTGGTCAACGCGATCAGTAAGTCCGGTGGCAACCAGTTCGAAGGCTCGCTGCGAGTGAATCTCGAGAACGACGACTGGAGAGGCTCGAACCCGCTCTCACCCGAGCGCAAGGACGACATCACCGAGACGCTCGAGGCAACACTGGGTGGCTACGTCGTCAAGGACCATGCATGGTTCTTCGGCGCCGCTCGCGACACCGAGTCTTCTGAGAACCAGCAGACTCGCGCCGTGACCAACATTCCCTTCGACCGCACTGACACTGAGGAGCGGATGGAGATCAAGGCAACGGTGTCGCCACACTCGAGCCACAGCATCATCGGTTCCTATTTCGAGATCGATGAGGCGCAGAACAACCAGGGCTCGTTCACCTTTATCGACTTGGCGAGTCTCAACAACCGGACTCTGCCGCAGGAGATGCTGACGGCGAACTACACCGGAATCCTGACCTCGAGCTTCTTTGTCGAGGCGCAGTATTCCGAGCGCGAGTTCCTGTTCGAGGGCAGCGGTTCCAAGACCACCGATCTGCTGACCGGTACCTTGATGCGTCGCAACGGCACCAGCCATCGCTGGCATTCGCCGACGTTCTGCGGTGCCGGCCCGCCTCGGTGCCCGCCTGAAGAGCGGAGCAACGAGAACATCCTGGTGAAGGGCTCTTACTTTCTGAGCACGAACGCCGGCACGCACGATCTCGTTTTTGGCTACGACACGTTCGACGACATCCGCTTCACGATCAATCGCCAGACCGGTAGCGACTACACGGTCTGGGCGGACGACATCGTGGTCGACGCCAACAACAACATCTTCTCGGTGATTCCGAGTGGTGGAGCGAGCTCGATCGGCTATTGGGCCGTGTTCAACGAGGACCTGGCTCAGCCCAACAATTTCACCACCAACTCGCTGTACGTCAACGACTCGTGGCAGGTCAACGACAAGCTGAGCCTGAATATCGGCGTCCGCTACGATGAGAACGACGGCCAGAACGGCTCGGGCGTCACCGTGGCTGACGACAGCAAGATCAGCCCGAGATTAGGGTTCAACTACGACCTCAGGGGTGACGGCGATCTGACTCTCCACGGAGGTTTTGCGACCTACGTCGCGGGTATCGCCAACACGCAGGCCGACCAGTCGAGCTCGGGTGGCGCCATCGGTCTGTTCGAGAGCGAGTACCATGGTCCGGCGATCAACACCGGCGATGACTGCATTGTCAACTTCAACTGCGTCTCGACCGAGGATGCGCTCCAGATTCTGTTCGATTGGTACTTCGCCAATGGCGGGCTGGCCACTCCGGATGGTGACATCTCGGCGCTGCTTCCGTTGCTGCTCAGCATTTCGATTCCGGGCCTCAACACGGTGGTCCCGGATACGGTCAAATCGCCTTCGGTGCAGGAGATCTCCTTCGGCGTAAACAAGCGACTGGGCACGAAAGGCCTGTTCAGGGCCGATCTTGTGCTGCGCGAGTGGGAGGATTTCTACTCCAACAGGACCGACACGACTCTGGGAACCGTCAGCGACCCGCTCGGGCTCGTCGAGCTCGATCTGACCCACGTCGGCAACTTCGACGACGGCCTGAAGCGCGAGTACATCGGTCTCCACACCCAGTTCCGGTACCGGTTCAGTGACAAGTTCACATTCGCCGGGAACTACGCGTGGTCCGAGTTGACCGGCAATTTCAACGGCGAGACTTCGGGCAGCGGTCCGGTGTCCAGCGCCGCACTCGAGTTTTATCCCGAGTACATCGATGCGAGCTGGCATCTGTCCGACGGTAAGCTTCTCGATGACCAGACGCACCGACTGCGTGTTTGGGGTGTCTACGACATCTTCGACAGCGAGAGTCAGAGCCTGAGCGTGAGTCTGCTGCAGAATTTCTTCTCCGGCACGCCTTACGGAGCCGGCGAGGACATCAACACGACGTCGTTTGTCACCAACCCCGGTTACATCACGCCGGACAACTCACGGCAGTACTGGTTTACAGCTCGCGATGCGTTCAGAACCGACGACATTCTGAGCACGGATATTTCGCTCAACTATGCCTTCCATTGGCAGGCGTTCGGCTCGGAGCTGGAGGTCTTTGTCCAGCCCGAGGTGACCAACGTGTTCAACGAGGACGGCGTCATCGACCTGTTCGGTCGAAAGGACAGCAACGGTGTCAGTACGCAGCGCAGAACCTCGAGTGGGTGCCCAGGGGGCTGCCAGCTGTTCAACCCGTTTACCACGACCCCAGTCGAAGGAACACACTGGGCGTTGCGGGATGGTTTCCACGATCCCCAGAATCAGGATGACTTCCAGCCGCCGCGGACCTACCGCGTGTCGGTCGGCTTCCGGTTCTAG
- a CDS encoding VWA domain-containing protein produces MKQASRARPALLGLASLVLASPLLSPALEAQGDLFFDTVDVQVVTVEVIVTDRDGAPVSGLTRGDFSVFEDGRQVELTNFLEVIEGRVVTGAAPGSGEAIDIASSSRMPDTRQLQLVVFMDNLNLRPETRNQIFGNLRDYLGKRLASDDRVMLVAADGGVEIVQPFTSDPVELLTALDRLDNEVGRHAPFDAEYRMLMRNLQTASVAQQSESQADSGFAFESAVIEAERLAKDIQTLAERRFRRVQETTRVLAEFTKTLAGMKGRKAVLYVSDGIPVRSAESLVEAWMGKYEGWMQQTGQLQLLNQLTSLTGLEFDASREFRQLVEIANANRVAFYPLAAPPRGTAGQVSAEVRGSASAGGRGPSSLDVTTVENFNRSDSLLRMAGGTGGLAYTRSINIGDLIGQMKQDFTSFYSLGYQRPLEVEDGSKGKNEKKKTGDEALTHELEVKVRREGLKLRYLKSYQEREPMDLLHDRTLTALHYGVENNTLGVRLEAGEAVKTGKVYEVPLMVQIPFQRLLLLPQEKQHVGEVRLLVAARDERGGLSPVQQIEIPVRIPNDQMGRAMSGAAAYTMRLQMKRGRQRVAIGVRDQLAQVDATLNFELDVGADGAAEVAPPNPESETPVQPALLESVESGALQN; encoded by the coding sequence ATGAAGCAAGCTTCGAGAGCAAGACCAGCTCTGCTTGGCCTCGCGTCACTTGTCCTCGCTTCGCCTCTGCTTTCCCCGGCGCTCGAGGCGCAGGGCGATCTCTTCTTCGACACGGTCGACGTCCAGGTCGTGACCGTCGAGGTGATCGTCACCGATCGAGACGGCGCGCCGGTAAGCGGTCTGACCAGAGGGGATTTTTCCGTCTTCGAAGACGGCCGCCAGGTCGAGCTGACCAACTTCCTCGAAGTGATCGAGGGCCGGGTCGTGACCGGGGCCGCTCCCGGCAGCGGGGAAGCGATCGATATCGCGTCATCGAGTCGCATGCCCGACACCCGGCAGCTTCAATTGGTCGTCTTCATGGACAATCTCAACCTTCGACCCGAGACGCGCAACCAGATCTTCGGGAACCTGCGCGACTATCTCGGCAAGCGGCTAGCCTCCGACGACCGCGTGATGTTGGTTGCGGCCGATGGCGGCGTGGAGATCGTGCAGCCGTTCACCAGCGACCCGGTGGAGTTGCTGACGGCGCTCGACCGTTTGGACAACGAAGTCGGGCGGCACGCGCCGTTTGATGCCGAGTACCGAATGCTGATGCGTAACCTCCAGACCGCGAGCGTTGCCCAGCAAAGCGAGAGTCAAGCCGATTCGGGGTTCGCTTTCGAGTCGGCGGTGATCGAGGCCGAGAGATTGGCGAAGGACATCCAGACGCTTGCAGAGCGTCGTTTTCGGCGGGTGCAGGAGACGACCCGGGTGCTGGCCGAGTTCACCAAGACACTGGCCGGGATGAAGGGCCGCAAGGCCGTGCTTTACGTCAGCGACGGCATTCCGGTTCGAAGCGCGGAATCCCTGGTCGAAGCCTGGATGGGCAAGTACGAAGGCTGGATGCAGCAGACCGGTCAGTTACAGCTCTTAAATCAGCTGACTTCGTTGACGGGTCTCGAGTTCGACGCGAGCCGAGAGTTTCGTCAGCTGGTCGAGATCGCAAATGCCAACCGGGTGGCCTTCTACCCGCTGGCGGCTCCGCCGCGCGGCACGGCGGGACAGGTGTCGGCCGAGGTGCGCGGAAGCGCCTCGGCCGGAGGCAGGGGGCCGTCCTCTCTCGACGTCACCACGGTCGAGAACTTCAATCGTTCGGATTCACTTCTGCGAATGGCCGGGGGAACCGGCGGTCTCGCCTACACGCGGAGCATCAACATAGGAGATCTCATCGGCCAGATGAAACAGGATTTCACCAGCTTCTATTCCTTGGGCTACCAGCGTCCGCTCGAAGTCGAGGATGGGTCAAAGGGGAAGAACGAGAAGAAGAAGACGGGAGATGAAGCGCTCACCCACGAGCTCGAGGTCAAGGTCAGGCGCGAAGGACTCAAACTGCGTTACCTAAAGAGCTACCAAGAGAGAGAGCCGATGGATCTGCTGCACGACCGAACCTTGACCGCGCTGCACTACGGCGTCGAGAACAACACGCTTGGAGTGAGGCTCGAGGCCGGAGAGGCCGTCAAGACAGGCAAGGTCTACGAGGTCCCGCTCATGGTTCAGATACCCTTCCAGAGATTGCTCCTGCTGCCCCAGGAGAAGCAGCACGTGGGCGAAGTGAGGCTTCTCGTGGCTGCTCGGGATGAGCGGGGCGGACTTTCTCCCGTTCAACAGATCGAGATTCCAGTCAGGATCCCTAATGACCAGATGGGCCGAGCAATGTCCGGCGCGGCTGCCTACACCATGAGGCTGCAAATGAAGCGTGGCCGTCAGAGAGTCGCGATAGGCGTGCGCGACCAGCTGGCACAGGTCGACGCCACCCTGAACTTCGAGCTGGATGTCGGTGCTGACGGAGCGGCGGAGGTCGCACCGCCAAACCCGGAGTCGGAAACGCCCGTGCAACCGGCTCTGCTCGAGTCCGTTGAATCCGGCGCACTTCAGAATTGA